Sequence from the Strix uralensis isolate ZFMK-TIS-50842 chromosome 1, bStrUra1, whole genome shotgun sequence genome:
TCTGTGCTGAattgaaaatgtaaaatctgaCAGTGGAGACCGCTTTAAGCTTGACAATCATCTGTTCACACCAAAATACTTCACTACTGTCCAGGGCAAACCTAGTTTTCCAGATTGAAGTCCAGGAAGCAATTCAGAAGCCTGGTAAAACTGAAAGACATTTAGGAAAAAGGTTCTCTACTTTGTCATTTCTGAACAAGACAACGGTAACCCATTTTGGTAGCACCTGAGCAACTGGGAAGGAAGCATCCCCTGTTCTTTATGACTCTGTCACTCTAGTAGCAGTAACAAATCAGGGTGCCAACAGCAATCTATCATGGAGCCATCAGTCAGCACTGAGAGCATCCCACATTACAGCACAGTCTTGTAAGGCTCTGCGTTATCCTGGATCAGTATTCGCCTCCAGTCCAAATCAGAGAGAACATTCTTACGAAAATGAAGAAACTTAATCAGGTGATACACTGGTTTATCTCCCTTTTTATACGAGCGCTGCCTTAAAGACTAAGTTGTTTTGGAACCTTTGTAAAGGCTGTGCTAAAATTACTACGGGTATCAAAAGACAGCGACACTACAGGACAGTACAAGAGACCCTTGAAAATACTGTACCTACAGAAAGCACCAGTGAAAGTGTCTTTGTTTTATTCAAACATGCAAAGCAGGGATGAGATCTTTCAAACTCTGTTGTGATGCATTATCTTAAAAACAGTCAGAGAGTGAGGAGGAGCAGACTGCaacctccccacccccaaaccgCTTCCAGGTCTGTCACCTTGGTGGACCCACTGATGGATCCAGTATTGTCAGCCTCCCCAAAGGACAGATCCTGGCTGTTAATTCCTGGGCCACTAGAGACTGAAAAACATGTTCAGGATTCCCAAGCATATTAGACTGGCTGTTTTCCCATCTCCCTCTTGCAGACAGTCAGGCCCCTTAGAAACAGAGCTTGCTTCTAAAAGATACGGTCTGTACTTTCACAGGGTACATGCTGTTAGGCTGAGTTTTAAAGAAATCACTTTGTTGATTTACTAAAACTGGAAGAATACTTATTGCTGTAATCTTTATTACTTTGAAATAACGTAATAACTAAAGTAAAGTCAAGAAGGTTTTCAAATCTGCCTTCTGGCTTCGCTCTTTTTCTTCTAGGTTAAGCATCCGTTTTAGCTTAGAAAAGTGAAATTTGGAGTTTCGGGGAGTCTTGGACACAGAGCTGGTTGTTGCCTGTCCGGATACACAcgttctgaaaaacaaaagactCAAATGTCTTAAAGTGAGGAATCAGAATTAATGTAATGTAACTATGAAAGTGCATATATAGAATTTGAGTGAAAATTTTCAACATAAACAGTGTATTTTCATATGGAAGTGAGAAGTCAGAAGTGTAACTTTGTTATGCAAATTTTAAGCCAGACATTTCACATTAATGACAAAAACATAATTGGGCATTCTTTGCACACAGTCACTTTTCATTAGAATCTTTGATTTTAAAGGTTGAAAAGTTAAAATCGATCTCCTCAATCAAAccactgaagaaaaatactttgttatcaatttaaattttattaagtgGCTGATCTGAACTCAGCACATGACGCCCTTTCCCAACGAGGTGTAATACATTCTACTCAGCAAAGTGCCTCTTTAAATAGCAGAGAAACAGGTACCTGGGAAGTGATGAGGGACTGTTCCCTTTAGATCCCAACCTACTGCAGCTTACAGGTGTCACTTTGTTTGCAGACTGGAATTTTACATCAGGTGTGCTCAGGCTAGATTTAATACTTGGAGTGCCAGAAGTTTGTGTCGTGGTAGTCAGAAAATCCCTGCTTTTACCATAATGTCTTGTTGTTTTGTTGCATGAGTTGCAAGTAACCAGCtatggagagaagaaaggaaataccaaccattctttcagtctttccacCTTCATGTTATAAAGCATTGAAATAATTATTCAAACTATTCTCCAAATATCATGACACAAATTAAATTTTTGCTTAAGTGAAACATGACATCTTAAAAAGCAACACATACTTTACACCTAGTATTTTCATTCAGGCTTCTTAAGCCAAACACATCCTATGGGTTTATCTAGAAATTACTCCAATCCCCTAGCAATTAATTTCAGGAGACCCGTAACTCTGAATGTGATGTTGTACAGTGAAATATGGAAAACAACCCTGTCAAAACAGAAAGATGAAACAGCACCTGAACTGGATGTATGATATCCTGAGTATACACTAGGGGTATCTGTATTTTGCTAAAAAACATGGCATACAGTGTGATCTAAATTCATTAGCATATTCTACCCCCGATGAAGTTATATTACGCACTTTGCAGGGAGTCTTGAGATAAAATATTTAACTACCAAACTCTCAAAAATAGTCATCCATAACTAATAACACAAGTCTTAAGTGAACAAAGAAGAGGCTTTCTATCAGTGTAAAAATACTTACTACAGTATGGAGGAGGTTCTAAGCAAAAGGCACTTTCTCTTCTATTTATTTACTTCTAGGCTGAGGGGAACTTCCAGCAGCAGAGTATGTTGCAGAGGTGCATCAGAACAAATAATGTCAGACAGTCACAGAGACTGTCAGGTATGCCTAATATCCCTTACTGCCATGGCAACTACTGTTATTAAGAGACATAAGAGTAATACAGACAGACAACTTTTTGAGGCACACAATTACACAGACTGAAAAACAGTTACATGATGTTTCTGGTTAAACAAACATACTCAAAAGAATGTCACAAAAATGTCTAAGAAGTTTTGAAAACATCTATACCAAATCATTCTTCAAAGTGTGTAAATTTACCTAAATTCAGATTGCTTAGAAAGCATTACGTttagaaatgctgaaatgaaacGTTTTCAGTTAAGTGTTTTGACTGTCTCTAGACATTATTTTGTCAGtctaaaaactaaaaaaagagaaaaatcattaacTTATACAGCTCAGGTATTGATGTATTTTCAGTTCTTCTAAATGAAACTAAGATGGGTAAAGCATCACATGA
This genomic interval carries:
- the RMP24 gene encoding UPF0711 protein C18orf21 homolog, with the protein product MGRQRRFLEVAAEGLAGACPGQARFLLWTLRNSRDNECGLERVCPYCFQFLVPDSYRVRLKPKMKVTPQIEKVLKQEAKSHKLNMKQTKLLKKYRESRSVLLVTCNSCNKTTRHYGKSRDFLTTTTQTSGTPSIKSSLSTPDVKFQSANKVTPVSCSRLGSKGNSPSSLPRTCVSGQATTSSVSKTPRNSKFHFSKLKRMLNLEEKERSQKADLKTFLTLL